TTGTTGATGAAAAGGCTGCAGAATTTATGTCTTTGGGCAGGCAAGTTGACCAGAAGAAGAACCCGACAGCGAAGGAGAGGGTTTCATATACAAACGATAATGACGGTGATGGTGATTATGTGGATGAAGAGGACTATGCTGAATTTGTGTCTTCAGGTAGAAAGAGAAACCAGAGAAGGAAACCTCTTGTATATACAGATgacgaggatgatgatgatggtgaattTATGTATTCAGGTAGGAAGGTAAACCACAAAAAGACCCTTCGGGAGAAGCGAAAAGTTTCATACACagaagatgacgatgatgatgattccGGGTGTATGTATCCAAGTAGAACAGGAAACGAGATAAAGGGTAGAAGAAAGAGGACAGATTCATATAAAGAAGAGGAGGAAGATGAAAACGATGCAGAATTCGAGCTTAGCGAACGTGATTTCGTTGATGAAGAAGAGGAAACTCCAAAGATGAAGAAAAACGACAAGGTAAGCAGGTATTATCCACAGAAGAAGAGTGATCGGGAAGGACataaaaagtgcaaaaacttgAAGTCCGTAAGGCGGAATCAAACAGATCATAGATCTAGCCAGAAGTTAGGTTCTTCTAAAGAGAGGCCAGTAACAAACAAAACCCAGATCAAAAACCGAAAGAAGAAGATCTCGAGACGAAAGCAAAGGGAAATGGTAGAATCTGATTCTGATTTCGTTAATTCTGCATCCTCTGATCATGAATACACTATTTCAGAGGAAGAAAGAGAACAGATAAGAGAAGCCAGGGTATACTGTGCCGGTTTTAGAAATACGCTGAGAAGATCTTCATGTggaaatcaagaacatcatcccACGTACGAACAAAGAAAATATCCACTTCAAAAAGGTAAAGAAAAGATAGCAGATAAGAAAGATGTAGGCAATCAAGTTTGTGGAATTTGTTTATCGGAAGAACGGAAGAGAACCGTGAGAGGGGTCCTAAATTGTTGCCAACATTATTTTTGCTTCTCGTGTATTATGGAATGGTCAAAGGTCGAATCCCGTTGCCCACTTTGCAAGCAAAGATTTGCAACAATAACAAAAGCTGCAAAATCAGACACAGGATTTGATTCGAGATCCGCGGTTATACATGTTCCTGAATGTGATCAGGTTTGTAAGCTGAACTATTTCTTACATTTCGAGAAAGTGTAAGTTTTAATCTCGTTAATTCTATGCTTTCTGCAGGTTTACGAACCGTCCGAGGAAGAACTGAGGGGTTACCTTGATCCGTATGAAAGTGTCATCTGTAGCGAATGTCATAATGGTGGCGATGATGCTTTGATGTTATTATGCGATATATGTGATTCATCTGCACATACTTTTTGCGTCGGTCTCGGACGCGAGGTACCAGAAGGAAACTGGTACTGCGAGGGATGTAGACCTACTGTAATTGGAACCGTAAACTCGCAACGCCCAACTCCTAATTCAAATACAGGATTAAGCAGCAATGCATCAGATTTATTGTCTCCGGTTGTTGGAGGCTTTGATCTAAACGAGCTGTATGTACCCGAAACGCCATTGACACAACAAACGCTTGTTCGACCTGAACCTGTGTCTGCGACTATTGGAAATGTAGCAACTACACTAAGGGATAGACGTAGAACACATCGTCAAATACATCATCATtttttgaataataataatagagtGAGTGATTTGGTTGGTAGATCTAGTGTAACATCGACATCTTCGTCAGGAATTAGATTATTTGGCACGCAGCTTGATCAAAATGATCATATATTTCCTTCACAGAATTCAGATTTGGCACCTGTTGATGTGTCATTGCAAGATGAACATGGTGGGTTTGGTATGGGTATGGGTATGGGTATGGGTATGGGGTTCGATTCAAGATTGGAATATGCACAGCTCCACCACCCATGCACCAACAGATCAAACATGATGGTAGATGCATGCAGAGAGGCTAGTATTGTTTATTTAGAAATTTTAAATTTACGAGTATTGTTTTATGACTTGTATATAAAGCTTTGTTGAACATCAAATTGGCATCTTGCTGCAGGTTATAGTACCCTCGAGGACAACACAAGGCGGTCTTCATACACCATACTAACCACCGACAGGCTGTTAGACGACTGTGGAATTTTTTTTCAATCATGAATCCGGAATACCATCAATTGGTGTGGTTAAGGTTCAGGTGTTTGGTTGGTAGTGATGCAGTTGGATCACCCACTCCAACCCCTCAAATTCATTCTTATATTTATCATTTAACAACCTTTATACAGGTCAACCATTGTTATAATCTTGTGACGTGTAAGTCGTGCAATAAAAGTTGTAACCTTTATACAGGTCAACCTTTGTTATAATCTTGTGCTTGGTTGGTTGGAGTTGAATAGTAGTGGGACAATGATTGGTGAGTCTTGTGTAGTCATGTTCTTGACATTTTGCATCTTATTATGTGTCATAGGATTGACCAATGGTTATAAGATAATCGGAGGACGTTTTTCTATTTCTTATCATATTCCACTTCACGATGTCATAACAAGAACGCTTCTCTTTTTTTAACTTTATCCGAACAAATGAAAAACCATGAAGACATAAACGGATATGAGAGGGTTGTTCGGTAGAGTACCAATGAGAATTGTGACAAGCACTTGTATCTAGTGTTGATTAGTAGTGAAAGAGAGGAGGAGAGACTTGTGTTGTTTACATAACCGTCCTATATATCACATTTAAAACAATATCTACGATTCTACCCCATATTTCTATGTAGTCTTTCATTTTTTTCTACCCACTTCTAAGAACGATCGGCAACAAAACATTATGCCACCACCAGTTAATGGAACAACCAAGCAACAAAATGCGAGTTGAACCAACAATATTTCCATCATATCTCTAGCAACACGACTGCCCCACGGACAACGCTTCTTCTCCACGGATGACTGGACTTTGCTCTCTTCCCCTCTCACAAAACCAGCGTTCTCCCTTCACAGACACTCCGTGACCACATAACAGGGCGTCTTCCTCACCACATTCCACCACCTAATCATTCACTGGACCTGCTTATGGTCATAGGAAGATTTGTATTTTATTTCTTGTAATGGTTTTCTTGTATATTTATTGTGAAAGTTGTTTTGTATTTCATACACCTATGCATATTATGTCTTTAGGCTCGCGCTTCTCAACCTATTTATGGTACTTCAGTCTACGCAAAAACTATAACTATCTCGAGAGCCGAATGAGCTTAATTCTCTCGCGTACGCATGCCCCTGATGCTAGGCTGCAAACCAAAAAAACATCATGGACGAAGGAGATTACGCCAAGTTTACTTGAAATAAACCCAACACTACCTGATCTCAAATCGATTTTAAAATGTTAACTTTCAAGTCTAGCAAAACAAACGGATTAAGCAACGCTAAAACAGATTCGGATTAAAACTAGCAACTAAATGTAGTTTTAGAATAAATACATTACAATTGGGTTACTAAGCTTTGATAAAAAGACCCATTCCTTATGTTAATACTACTtgataaaagcattaaaatgacATAAGTGAAAGTAACCGGTATGGAAATATAAGAAACAATCAGAACATAATTTCGTTCACATTTATAAAATGAAACACATCTAAAGCATATGCGTATATGTATCGACTTAAAAAACATCGAACCTACcttatttcttttcttcttccttttttaaTAAAACCATAAACGGGAATTGATATGACTACAATCATCAAACATAAATTACAATTTATTACTACATTTCACTCTCGCGATCCCGCTTACATAACAAATACAACTCCCCCCATCACCAGCAAATGTAGCTCTTTTTACAAGTAGTCATCACCAAGAATCGTCGACAGCAGCATTCCTTGCACAAATTCAGATCTTCTACTCTTTTCTTCCTTGTCTTCAATCGACATCGGAGGTGATTCAGGTTTTCTGCAACACATAATTCATGTTTGTTTCAGATTAGATATAAAAAGCCAACATAAAACATCAAGTGGTAAAGCATAAcaccaataaaaaaaaaaaaaaaaaaaaaaaccgataaAGCATAACCCCTTTGCGCTAGTTGCGTTTTATTACCTGATCCCATTTGGTGCAGTTAATGCGGTCAAATATCGAATATCAGTCAATGactgatatttgagatatcggttatcgcggtgggatatcggtaattttaatattgTGCGGAATTTATATGTGTATATAAATTCAACACAACGTATACACACCACAAACAATTTAAAGTTCCCTCAGTTGCATGATTTCTACCAGTTGCATGATTTCTACAAGTCCTTAAACTTCTAGTTATGCAAAGTAAATTTGTCTCTAAATGAAGTACTAACTTCTAAAGAATCCATGGTAATTAAGCCACAAGACATCAAATAGATTTGTCTCTAAATGAAATACTAGTTTCGGATAAACTAGTACTATTTTAAAGCACGAAACAGACTTGTTTCAAAATGAACTAATGTAAGtaccatagttgttaatggcgaatagcgacaaatagcgataaggtaccaGCCTGCTACATAGAGAGTAGCAATAAACGAGTGCTaatttataaatagcgatacactagaaaaaaaattaaaaatatatgtatatcatATCAAAACACCCTGGTATATaaatgctattttacatgtatatttaacaaaaacctaaaatccagctattttatagctataatTGATcgctatttatatttaaaaaaaaaaaaaactgaaatccCGCTATTTATGGCTGCATACCCTGTAGCGAGCGACCTTCGACCTATAcgctacgctattcgctatagcgaccgctattgacaactatggtaAGTACTAATTCTACAGAACCAGTGATACTTAAAGCACAAAGGTCCCCTTGCAAGCAACACACAAATGCCATGTGCATACACTCATATATACACACTTACGTTACATAAATACCATATAAACTAACTAACACAAATGCGTGTATAAATACAAACATACATAAACACATGTACGTATAAATGTAAACATGTGTGTTTATATGTATATATCTAATACACATATGTATGTAAatgtttattttatatagatatgCATATGACAAATCAATCCAACTCGTTACCGATAAAAAAATTGAAATGACAGTAACACCTAGGTCTTAATCCAAAATGCCTACACTTAGAAACAGAAAGGTCCAGAAAACAACAGCATGTATTGATCAATGAAACCACAGTGATCGCCTTGTGGTAAAACAAAGGCTAAACTTTGAACACATTGATCAAATTCTTCTTATTTCTAAGCACTTGGCTTTTAAGAAACGCACATAACATAATGACCCTTTTAGGGCTTTTCAACGAGTTCTTTGGGCGTCATGCCACCTAATGTACTGAACTGCTTTCTTCCCATTATTATAAACCATGTGTTTTTAATGGAATAAACGAGCCATTATCTTTTAATACTAGATAACTTTAAAAGCCCGTGTCCCCAAAAATCATAGAAATCTAAGCGAAACTTTCTATAGGATTCCAGTTTCCTCAAGGTTCATCTGTTGTTTTGATCATGTTATCAACTGACCATACATAATCTGTTATGTGAAGCTACATACTACAATTTGTATACATGTAGCAATtatgaaaaaagaaaaatattcAGTATCATACCTTTCAGATGCTTTTTCACTTGTACTTTTGGTTACAGCGACTGCGTCAAACGATGAATTGGAATGAGTGCCCCCCAAGTCATCACCAACCGGCAAAATAAATGACGACAACAAAGGATCCGGTGCTACGTTGGCTGACTGAGCTAGGTACGATGATCCCCCAAACAGAGACTGCAAATTTCCTTCCCTTAGTTCCCTCCTCAACAACGAAAGTGTCGATAGAGAGCTACCTTTGCGACTTTTCCTCTTTTGTTGCATGTAAGTTTTAGTTAAGGAATTCACAAGTTAACATCCACATAAAAAAACTCATACTGAAAACAATCTTACATGAACAATGCTAGTTTGAACGGAACTTTTTATAGTTAGTGTGTGCTTACACATGTGTACAGAGAAGACGAAaatcaacaataacaacaaccatACCTCTATCCTAGAGGATAGAGCGGTTGCTTCCAATGAAGCCCCTGACTCCAAAACCATATATGGACATGAAAATTATACTACGAATAAAGATTGTTTTTCATTACATGTACGCATAGCAACAACAAAGGCGGTCATAATAGAGACAAGAAGAATACTACATGCAAAAGCCACTAAAAGTATAGGCAAAATTACGTCCCTAAGACCATAGTTGTCATTAGCGAGCGTATAGGTCTAGGCTCGTTATTAGGGTTGAAACAGTAGATAGCGATGATAgcgacaattttttttaatataaataacaattaactatagctataaaatagttagaatttaggtttttgtaaaatatacatgtataatagcatatataccagggtattttgatataatatacataaaaaatttaaaaaaaaattctagtgtatcgctatttataaaatagccgcccgctgtttatcgctattcgctatgtagcatataggtaccttatcgctattcgtcgctattcgccattaacaactatgccTAAGACAAATCTATACCCTCCATAACATAGAAGACAAGAATCATATGAGTTAAGTAACACTTCCTAAAAGACATCAAAACCTCAACACAACAATATATTATATTACCATCATAGCTAATCACAACTCTAAACCAACACATAAATTATATCATACATTAACATCATGTATACATAAAAGGATATCTTAAATATATTCCCATGTTGTAACGTTATATGTGCTACCATATCCACCCCGACCCTCACCGCACAAACCGGACACACCTGCAAAACCATAAACTTTATTACATTCAAGGGTACCCAACAATCATCAGATAATTAAATCATTAATAAAGCTTTGAACAAAAACAATACCCCATTCTTAGACTCCAAATGATGCTCATCATCAATATGACAACACAACCCTACTATATCAAAATACCCAGTGCAAAAGGGGCAAGGAAACTCCTCTCTCATATCATCATCCACCTCAATATCTTCAAATCCCATAAACATCTCTGCATCAAAATTAAAACTTTTAATTAAagctagggttttttttttcgaacaataataaaacacataaagggtaacaataaaaattaaaactttaaatcAAAATtacggttttttttttcaaacaatcaTAAAACACATAAAGGGTAACAACAAAACGTGAAAATAAAAACCCTAAATTGAATCTTGAATGGTTACCAGATGATCGGGATTGAAGAGCGTATTGGTAACGTTTTGTTGTGGAAGAAAGACGAGCGGCCCAAGAGTCGGCGTCCATGTTTGGGAGTTGAAGATGAGATTGAGATTGAGATTGAAGTGATTTAGGGTTTACGAGTATTGGagaaattggaattggaattggaattgagATGGAAATCGAAAAGGAAGCTTTGAAAATTGGGGAATTGAATGGGGAGGAGAGCGATTTGGGGGAGTTTTTGTTGGTATCGAATTTGGTTTGCCTTTACAGGTGGTTTCAATCAAATAGAAAGACTGAAGTCGGCCACTAGTTGTGTTTTTTATATCatctttttttgttgtttttgttttggACCAGTTATCAACttttgttttttagttttctttttttaGGTCATGAGGTGGTGTGGCTCACGCTATTATCCAAATCAGTATTATCACGCCTCTCAATCTCGTTGCAGGGTGCTATAGGAGTGTCGGTGAGTGGGTTCGTGAAACACATAACGGGTGAAAAATGTGAAAATTAAGAATATGGCGGTTGGCCGACTGTTGGCCAACGgacatgtttatttaaaaaaataccttatttactatgttttacaatctatataaactcattttataAACTATTTTTACACACACAATTCACATACTTCTTTATACATTCTCTCTAAAAAATACAAGATGTAATCCTATGAAAACTCCTTCTGTTAAAATATATAGAACTCTTATATTTTTCCTTCAATTCAATTCTCTAATATTCTCTAATATTCTTTCCTTTTTTCTTTGTCCTTTTTTGTGAGGTTCTTGGGTTGTTCGTTTGGGCTCTCGGCTGGTCTGCTTTTGGGCTCGTCTTCTAGGGTTCGCCCTTTTA
The Helianthus annuus cultivar XRQ/B chromosome 6, HanXRQr2.0-SUNRISE, whole genome shotgun sequence genome window above contains:
- the LOC110910230 gene encoding uncharacterized protein LOC110910230 isoform X2, with the protein product MARGNGIGVKGSGRRRVQKRENDSDEEYRATEEEDCDESDEFYTLDGEESEEILADFGESRRVSRSRNIRRTSSSKKVNGIMKPRKRRKVVYTENDDDEVVDEKAAEFMSLGRQVDQKKNPTAKERVSYTNDNDGDGDYVDEEDYAEFVSSGRKRNQRRKPLVYTDDEDDDDGEFMYSGRKVNHKKTLREKRKVSYTEDDDDDDSGCMYPSRTGNEIKGRRKRTDSYKEEEEDENDAEFELSERDFVDEEEETPKMKKNDKVSRYYPQKKSDREGHKKCKNLKSVRRNQTDHRSSQKLGSSKERPVTNKTQIKNRKKKISRRKQREMVESDSDFVNSASSDHEYTISEEEREQIREARVYCAGFRNTLRRSSCGNQEHHPTYEQRKYPLQKGKEKIADKKDVGNQVCGICLSEERKRTVRGVLNCCQHYFCFSCIMEWSKVESRCPLCKQRFATITKAAKSDTGFDSRSAVIHVPECDQVYEPSEEELRGYLDPYESVICSECHNGGDDALMLLCDICDSSAHTFCVGLGREVPEGNWYCEGCRPTVIGTVNSQRPTPNSNTGLSSNASDLLSPVVGGFDLNELYVPETPLTQQTLVRPEPVSATIGNVATTLRDRRRTHRQIHHHFLNNNNRVSDLVGRSSVTSTSSSGIRLFGTQLDQNDHIFPSQNSDLAPVDVSLQDEHGGFGMGMGMGMGMGFDSRLEYAQLHHPCTNRSNMMVIVPSRTTQGGLHTPY
- the LOC110910230 gene encoding uncharacterized protein LOC110910230 isoform X1, coding for MARGNGIGVKGSGRRRVQKRENDSDEEYRATEEEDCDESDEFYTLDGEESEEILADFGESRRVSRSRNIRRTSSSKKVNGIMKPRKRRKVVYTENDDDEVVDEKAAEFMSLGRQVDQKKNPTAKERVSYTNDNDGDGDYVDEEDYAEFVSSGRKRNQRRKPLVYTDDEDDDDGEFMYSGRKVNHKKTLREKRKVSYTEDDDDDDSGCMYPSRTGNEIKGRRKRTDSYKEEEEDENDAEFELSERDFVDEEEETPKMKKNDKVSRYYPQKKSDREGHKKCKNLKSVRRNQTDHRSSQKLGSSKERPVTNKTQIKNRKKKISRRKQREMVESDSDFVNSASSDHEYTISEEEREQIREARVYCAGFRNTLRRSSCGNQEHHPTYEQRKYPLQKGKEKIADKKDVGNQVCGICLSEERKRTVRGVLNCCQHYFCFSCIMEWSKVESRCPLCKQRFATITKAAKSDTGFDSRSAVIHVPECDQVYEPSEEELRGYLDPYESVICSECHNGGDDALMLLCDICDSSAHTFCVGLGREVPEGNWYCEGCRPTVIGTVNSQRPTPNSNTGLSSNASDLLSPVVGGFDLNELYVPETPLTQQTLVRPEPVSATIGNVATTLRDRRRTHRQIHHHFLNNNNRVSDLVGRSSVTSTSSSGIRLFGTQLDQNDHIFPSQNSDLAPVDVSLQDEHGGFGMGMGMGMGMGFDSRLEYAQLHHPCTNRSNMMVDACREVIVPSRTTQGGLHTPY
- the LOC110910228 gene encoding protein DEHYDRATION-INDUCED 19 homolog 3 yields the protein MDADSWAARLSSTTKRYQYALQSRSSEMFMGFEDIEVDDDMREEFPCPFCTGYFDIVGLCCHIDDEHHLESKNGVCPVCAVRVGVDMVAHITLQHGNIFKMQQKRKSRKGSSLSTLSLLRRELREGNLQSLFGGSSYLAQSANVAPDPLLSSFILPVGDDLGGTHSNSSFDAVAVTKSTSEKASERKPESPPMSIEDKEEKSRRSEFVQGMLLSTILGDDYL